The DNA segment ATGTGACTGACAAAACGAGTGGTTTTACCATTACTGCATATGATGCTTCTGGCAACAAATCAACAATCAGTAAGAACTCAGACTCCAACCATATGGGCTTTGGTGTGGAGGGCAAGGCTTCTGGCGATAATAGTGAATTAGGTGGTTCGGAGTCATTAGTTGTCATTTTTGATAATGATGTTTCATCTGTTGATGTCGCGTTTGCGTGGCTACATTCAGGAGAAGATGCTACTTATACATTTTATAAAAATGGTGTTGTAGTGGACTCGGGTGTTGTTGATGGCGGAAGTGACAAGATTGATGCTGCTATTACGCTCACGCCAGATAATGGCGCAATTTTTAACAAAATAGTCTTTACTGCAAGCGATTCAGGTGATGACTATCTGATTCATTCAATTACATATGACAAAGTAGTAGAAGAAGTTATTACAGATCCTATTGTTATCGATGAAAATAGTTCTGTGGCACTGAATATAACGTCTGCTTTGACAGACACTGATGGTTCAGAATCATTAGCTGTTGTATTAGAAGATATTCCTGAAGGTTTTACACTCACAGACGGAACAAACACGTTTACGGCTGATGCTGATGCAACAAGTATTGATATTACCGATTGGCGTTTAGATAATCTCATATTAACAACAATCGATATCACTGATACAACGTCTTACACATTAAATGTAGTTGCGACTGCAACAGAGTCTTCGAACGGCGACACCAATTCAACAACGTTACCAGTTACAGTAACCGTTAACAGTACCGTTAGTTATGCGGAAAGCTCTGGCACAAACGCAGACGATAACCTTAACGGCACTGATGCTAATGACGTGATTGTTGCAGACACACAACACAATGAGATTGTAGAAGGTAAAAGTTATAATATAGCATTTGTGTTGGATTCTTCGGGTAGTATGGGGTCTGCTCAAATTACAACAGCTAAAACACAATTAACTCAGGTAGTTAGAAATCTCTTTGAAAGCACTTCTGCTGATAATGCGGGTTCTGTGAATATTTTATTGATTGATTTCGATACCAATGCAAGACAGGGTTTAGCGTTAAATCTGAATGATTATACGGAAGATACATTAATAGCAGAGTTAGAGAGTCAATATGCCTCTATAAGTTATGGTGGTCGGACTAACTATACCGCGGCTTTTGATATGGCCACTGCGTGGTTTAATAGTTTGAGCACCGGTGACAACGAATACAATCAAACTTATTTTATTACAGACGGCGAGCCTAACGAGAATACCAAAAAAACTTCAGCTGCTTTTGCTGAACTTGCTAAAGTTTCAGATGTAGAAGCTATTTCAATCGGTGGTTCGGCACCTGCGGTTGATGGTTATGATAGTGATGGTTCAGCAAGCAATAATATTGATGTCTCGGAACTAGCTGGGACGATTCTTAGCACGAGCGCGCTCTCTAACCAAGGTGACGACACTATAGATGGCGGCAAGGGCGATGATATTCTGTTTGGTGATTTAGCCCCAGATTCATTTGAAGTAGAAAATGGTTATACGGCACTAGAAAATTATATCGCTGGTGAAACTAACGTTAATGTTGATGATTTGAGCGTGGAAGATGTTCATAACTACATCAGTGACAATCTAAATGAATTTAACAGCAATGAGACTAATGATGGTGATGATCAACTGATTGGTGGTATTGGCTACGATATCATGTTTGGTCAAGGGGGGGACGATCAGCTAAATGGTGGCGCGGATAATGATATCCTCATCGGCGGCACTGGTAACGACATTCTCACTGGTGGTAGTGGTATCGATACCTTTGTCTGGTTAGACGGGGATGACGGTACAGTAGCTGTTCCGGCCATTGATCATATTACCGATTTTAATATCCTCGAAGATAAATTAGATTTGAGCGACTTGCTAGACGGGGTTGAAACGAAAGATCTTGGTGATTACCTGGACCTCAGTTTTGGTAGTGACACCACCACTATCAGTATTCATGCTGAAGGTGACACCTCTGCGGTAAGCCAAGTGATCATTCTGGATAATGTCGATTTAAGCACTGCTTATCCCGATGTCGACTTTACAAGTACGGCAGGTATAAACAGCATACTGAATGATGCTGATGATATCTTAATTTAATAGTCAGTTTTTTGAAATATTAAGGAATTAATCGCAGTGCAGGCAGTAACGAATACAGCGTCAACACCACAGTGGCATATCCATCCTTCTCAGCGCATGATTGACGATCCACTGCTGGATTGTTTAATTTTATTGACTGAACACTTTGGTAATCCGTGTTCGGGCGATGCGTTGACGGCTGGTTTATCTATATCAGGTGCCAATTTATTACCGGAATTGCTGCCTCAAGCTGCATCCCGAGCCGGGTTAAGTGCGAAATTAAGTCAAAAAGGGCTGAATGAATTACCACGGATGTTATTGCCGTGTATTTTACTGTTAAAAGACCAACAAGCCTGTGTATTGCAAGAGCTAGATTTTGATGCTGATAAAGCCGTTATTTCCATGCCGGAAACGGGTGGTGAGGCATTACTGACGATCGCTGAATTGGAAGCCATTTATGTGGGTTATCTGTTTTTAGTCAAGCAGCAATACCATGGTGATCGTGAATTTGATGTGCATCTGAACGACACTAAAGAGCATTGGTTATGGCAAACAGTGAAGTCGTCGAGTTCTATCTATCGTGATGTTATTATCGCCTCGGTATTAGTCAATTTATTTGCCTTAGTATCGCCATTATTTGTGATGAATGTGTACGATAAAATCGTCCCTAACTTAGCGTTTGAATCACTTTGGGTATTAGCGATTGGCGCAACCGTTGCTTATATCTTTGACTTTATCATGAAGCAACTGCGTGGTTATCTTATTGATGTGGCCGGCAAGAAAATTGATTTAGAAACCTCCGCTAAACTGTTTGCCAAAGTCATAGGTATGCCATTAGAAAAACGTGCATCGAGTGTTGGTGGCATGGCCAAACAACTCAGTGAATTTGACAGTGTACGTGAGTTTTTATCCTCCGCGACAATTACTGCATTAGTTGATTTACCCTTCGCCATCTTGTTTATGGTCATTATTTGGTTAGTCGCTGGTGATTTAGCGATGTTCTCGGTGATCGCCACCTTACTGATTATTGGTTATACCTTGTTGATACAACCGCGTTTACGTCATGCCATAGAAGAAGGGAACAAATTTTCGAGTTTACGTCATGGTCACTTAGTGGAAAGCCTATCGGTACTTGAATTAATCAAAGCCAACGGCGCTGAAGGTGTAGTACAACAGAGCTGGCAACAAATGCTCGGGCATATATCAACTTGGCAGTTAAAGGCGAAAGTACTCACTAACTCGGTTGCTAATGTCGCTAGCTTGATTATGCAAGTTTCTGTGATTGGTGTTGTCGTATTAGGGGTGTATCGAGTCGCTGATAACCAGATATCAATGGGCGCAATTATCGCCGCGGTGATGTTATCCAGTCGCGCTATTTCACCAATGGCTAAAATAGCCTCGTTAATGACGCGTTCTAATCAAACCATTAGTGCGATGCGCCAGCTCGATGCGATCATGGAACAAACTGATGAGTTTGAAGATAAAGCCCACCTTGTTAGTCGCAGTAAGCTTGAAGGTAAGATCACGTTAGAACAACTGGGTTTTAGCTATCCTGACGTGGATAGACCAAGTTTATATCCTTTGTCTTTGCATATCCAACCGGGTGAAAGAATCGCGATTATTGGTCGCAATGGTTCGGGTAAAAGTACCTTAGCTAAAGTATTGCTAGGTTTATATCAACCAACCACGGGCAGTCTGCAATTTGATGGTATGAATCAACGCCAGATCCATCCCAGTGATCTGCGTCGTAATTTTGGTTATTTACCGCAAGATATCACGTTATTCCACGGGTCCATTAAAGAAAATATTTTGTTTGGCGCCAAGCAAGTAACCGAATATCAATTGATCCGAGCCGTGCAGTTTTCAGGGGTAAACATGTTTACCGATCTTGATTCGCAAGGTCTCGATCAACAAGTCGGCGAGGGTGGTAAAGCCTTATCTCGCGGCCAACGTCAATCTATCGCCTTAGCGCGGGCGATCTTAAATGATCCGCAGATCTTATTATTAGATGAACCTACCGCAAGTCTTGATGCGCGCGCGGAAAAACAATTTATTAATTCACTGCAGGTTATTGCCAAAGATCGTACGTTATTATTGATTACCCATAAAATGCATCTACTGCAGTTAGTTGACCGGATCATTGTGTTGGATAAAGGGCGATTAGTCGCGGATGGTCCAAAAGATGTGATCCTCGAGAAACTGAAAAGTGGCGCTTTGGTCCCAGGAGCGACGCAATGAAAATAAGCAAACAAGATCTAGAGATGGCGGATGATGTTTATGGTGCGCTGTTAACGCAAAGTCCCCGTATTCACCGGCTAACCATATGGGCGTTGGCCGCCTTTGTGCTCAGCTTTATTGTCTGGGCTTATTTTGCCAAATTAGATCGGGTCGCAACGGGGATTGGCAAGGTAGTTCCTTCTTCTCAAATACAAATTATTCAGAGCTTAGATGGCGGGATCTTACAGGAATTATATGTAAAAGAAGGCATGATGGTGACGAAGAACCAACCGTTAGCGCGCATTGATGATACCCGTTTTCGTGCCGATTTAGCGCAACAACGCCAGGAAGTGGATAGCTTACGCGCTGATATTATCCGTTTACGCAGTGAATTAAGCAGTATCTTGGTTGCAGATGTACCGAATTGGAAGTTACAAATTAAGATCACTAAAACACCACTGATTTTCCCTGATGATCTACAGCAAAACTTACCTTATTTAGTGACGCGTCAACAAGATGAATACCGCGCTCGATTAGACAGTCTAACCAATCTGGTTGCGATTCAAGGTCAGCAGATCCTGCAGCGATTTGAAGAAACGAAAGAGCTTAAATCAAAAATTAAGACCTTAGAAGTCAGCTATAAACTGGCCTCGCGAGAGCTAGCATTAACGCGACCGTTAGCGAAGAAATACATCATATCGGAAGTAGAATTACTTAAATTAGAGCGTAGCGTTAATAGCATTAAAGGTGAGTTAAATTCGATCCGTTTAATGGTACCAAAGTTACAATCAGTGATGGCTGAAGCGGTATTAAAGCGTCGCGAAGCAGTACTGAACTATCGTGCCGATGCGCGTGCACAGCTCAATGAATTACAAAGTAAATTTTCTCGGATCACAGAAGCTAAAGTCGGGGCAGAAGATAAGGTTAACAAAGCCCTGATAGTATCACCGGTAGTCGGCACCATTAAAACGCTACATATTAATACATTAGGTGGTGTTATACAGCCTGGTCAAGCATTGTTAGAGATAGTGCCGACAGAAGATAAATTATTAATTGAAGCCAAAATAAAACCGAAAGACATCGCCTTTATCCACCTAGGTTTAACAGCAGTGGTCAAAATAACCGCTTATGATTTCACTCGCTATGGTGGTTTAAAAGGCGTGGTTGAGCACATCAGTGCCGATACTACTCAAGATGAAGACGGTAATAGTTTTTATATTATTCGAGTTCGAACTGATGTTTCAGATATTCAGGGCAATCATAACATGCCTATTATTCCCGGCATGATGACGTCTGTGGATGTCATCATCGGTAAACGAACGGTACTCGAATACATATTAAATCCAGTGTTGCGAGCCAAAGCGATGGCCCTCAGGGAACTTTAAATTGCACATAAATGTCTATAACAAGGAAAAAAAAATGCCAAGCCACGACTATTTCTGTCAGCAGAAATTATTCATTAAAGGGTTACTTTACCCTGCACTTATGTGTTCTTCGATTGGTTGGTCTGCAGCGGTTAATGCACAGTCTGTAGAAGAGGCTGTCGCGATGACGTTAAGTAGCCATCCTGATATCCGCATTGCTTTTACTAAATTCAAAGTACGTGAAGAGCAAGTGCTGCAAGCTGAAGCCGGTTATTTACCCAGCATTAATATGACCGGCGGTTATGGTTATGAATATACCAATAGCCCAGGGACACGGGTTAATGGTGGCGACTCTAAGGATCTAAATCGTGGTGAATTTGGGGTTAGTCTTAAACAAAGCTTGTTTAGTGGTTTTCAAACCAGCAGTGATATTAGCCGCACCAGTTATACTGCTAGCGCCGAACAGTGGCGTTTATTCGGCACCGCTGAAGATGTCGCGTTAGATGTCACTAAAGTGTATACCAATGTACTGAAGAGCCAACGTATTCTAGAGTTATCTGAGCGTAACTTATCGACCCATAAAACGATTTTTGGCCAGATCCAAGAACGTACAAACTCGGGCCTTGGCAGTATTGCCGATTTATCACAAATTACTGGCCGTTTGGCGCGTGCGCAGTCGAATGTCATTGCAGCAAAAAATAATTATTTAGACAGTGAAGCACAATTTATCAGGGTGACAGATCAGCAACCGGATAGTTTGGTTATTCCTATTCCCGATGTGGCGTTGTTACCGATAGACCGACAAGCCGGATTACGTGATGCGCTTATTAACCATCCTGTGGTTAAATCATCGAATAATGATATCACCGCAGCGCGTTATCAACATGATGCGGCCAAATCAAATTACTATCCGAAAGTGACATTTGAAGTCGATGCTAATTTTAATAACGACCTTGATGGTGTCGATGGTAATGGTGTTGGTGGTCATCATAATGATGTGACTGCGATGGTTCGTTTTTCTTACAACTTGTATTCCGGTGGTAAAGATAAAGCATTAGCCAAAGAGACGGCCTATAAGATCACTGAAGCGCGTGAGATTAATCGCAGCGTACATCGTCAAATTATCGAAGGTTTTACCTTAGCCTGGAATGCCCATGAGTTACTGGAATTGCAGATGCAGTATATCAAAGAGCACGTTATTGCCTCGAAAGACTCACAAGCGGCTTATGAGCAACAGTTTAAACTGGGTCAACGTAGTTTACTGGATCTACTTGATACCGAAAATGAATTATTTGAAGCACGTAAAGAATACGTCGATGCTGAGTTTAACGAGATTGTAACTCAGTATCGCTTGTTAAACGCCACTGGCCAATTATTGGATTCGCTCAGGGTGACACGACCTGCTGTTTGGCAAGGTGAACATGAATACGCAGGAGGCGTTCAATAATGAAATTGTTAAGCATTTTTTTGATGAGTTTTTTGTTATTAGGTTGTGAAACTATCGCGGAAATACAAGCCAACGCGGCAGCGCCATCAACGCCTATAGAAACAACCTTGATGCCTAAACAAATGCAACAAGAGAACGATTTAAGTGATGATGACGCCGATGGGGTGATTGCTTATCGTGAACAGTGTTTAAATTCGGTGCTGGGTTCGCAAGTTAATAATAGCGGCTGTGGTGGTGATACGGTTAATAAAGTGAGACAGGAATTAAAAGTTAATTTTAGTAATAATTCTGCGGTGATCTCACCGCGATATTTTGCGGATATTAAAGCTCTATCTAACTTTATGCAGCATTATTCTGATTTAGATGTTGTCATTGAAGGGCACTCTAGTCGACAAGGCAGTGCTGCGTTAAACATGGATCTATCCCAACGCCGAGCACAAGCGGTGATGGATTTGTTGATTAATAAATTTGGTATCTCAACTTCACGCGTATCTGCGCTAGGTTTTGGCTTTGAGCGCTTGCTTGATGAAGGTAATAATAGTGCTGCACATCAACGTAACCGACGTATTGTCGCGGAATTAAGTGGTGACAATTTAGTTAAAGATATGAAGTGGACGATTTACAGTGTTGATTAAACGCGTTCGACGTCGCTGTGTTCTATTTTATTATTCGTAAGATGAATGTTACCCGGTTCGTTAAATTACCAGTGATGCTGATGTTATTACTGGTTTTTGGGTTACCTGCTAAATCGGTACCTAAACTTAATGATCAAAAAATTATCGCGGCGCTTAGTGAGCATTATGGTCAACGAGCGGCATTGCGAGGCCGTGCTTGGTTGGCGATTATGGCGAATTCGAGAGATGCCGCTACCGCAGATAAACTGGCTAAGATAAATAGTTTTTTCAACCAATTACAGTTTATCGATGACAGTAAACTGTGGGGTGTTGAAAACTATTGGGCGACACCGATCGAGTTTATCGGGGTAAACGGTGGCGACTGTGAAGACTTTGCCATCGCGAAGTATTTTAGCTTATTAGAGCTAGGTATTGCCGATGAAAAAATGCGCATCACTATGGTGAAATCATTAACGCTCAATCAATATCATATGGTGGTTGCTTATTATCCAACCCCTGGGGCGGTACCACTGATTTTGGATAATATTGACGGTGAGATAAAACCCGCAGATCAACGCAATGACTTGCTGCCGGTATACAGTTTTAACGGTAAACAGTTATGGCTAAATAAAGAAAAAGGCCAAGGGGTTTTGGCAGGTAAATCACAACGTTTAAAACGTTGGAATAATTTAAATCAGCGTATGGGCTTGTCAAATTTAAAGCAAGCAAAGCTGAGTTTGGAGTAATATGAATGACCTTGTTTAAACAGATCTACTCGTTGTTATTTGGCCTTTTTGTGTTGGTGATGACAAGTTTGGCCTATTTTCAGTTTACTGAAACGCGTAATTTTATGGCCAATCAGATGGAATCAGAGCTGAATAATGCCAGTACATCGTTAAGTTTGATGCTTAAACCACATCTACAGACTGGTGATATGGTTGCCGCAGAAACCTTAGTCAACGTGATCTTTGAAGGTGGCTTTTATCGTAAAGTAAGTTTGACTTGGTTAGCTAACAAACAGGTCCAAGAGTGGGAAAACCCGATCGTGGTAGAGGGTGTGCCGCAATGGTTTATTGACTTAGATTTGTTTACTAGTCAAAGCAGTGAAACTGTTATCACATCGGGCTGGTTGCAGTTGGCTAATTTGAGAATTGAAGCGCATCCCGGCTTGGGATATCAAGAATTGTGGCGAGTAATGAACAATACTTTATTAGTGATATCGGTATTGTTTTTACTGTCTATTTTAGTACTACATTTTAGGTTGAAGACATTATTAACACCGTTGAACGACATCGCCATTCATGCCAGTGAGATTGCACAGCGGGTATTTAACCCGGATATGGTGTTACCAAAAACGGCTGAATTGAAGACCGTTGTTGAGGCGATTAACTCGATGTCTGGCCAGCTTAAGCAAGTCTTTAATACGTTAGATAACGAAGTAGATAGTTTACGTCGAGATAATTTGATTGATGGTGTGTCTAATTTACCTAATCGTCAGTACCTCACTGGACAAATGAATAGTTGGTTAACCGAACCCGGTTATGGTGGTCTGTTATTGGTGAAGATGGATTGGCTGGAGGAGATACACAGTAAATACGGTTATCAAGTTCGCGATGAAACCATTCGGGTGTTGGCTCTGCGGATGCAAGAGCAGTTACCATCGATAGCTGAAAGTGTGATTGCTCGTATCGCTAACACTGAGTTTGCTTTATTGATCACTAAGGGTGAGCGTCAGGACATCAATTTGTATTTACAAGCATTGATCCGTTTGATTAATCAAGAGATGTCAAAGGCAGGTTGTGTACCAAACCGTGGTTTTGCCATTGGCGTGACAGAGCGCGACGGGGATATGCAAGCCAGCGATTTATTATCACAGGCTGATAATGCCTTGCAACATGCGGCGACGGCCAATAAAGCCAGCAGTTGGTTTGATAGCCAGCATCTACAAGAGTTTAACCGTGAGCAGTGGCGTGATCGTTTAGTCACCGCCATTAATCAAAACCAGTTTGTATTTCAGTGGCAGTCAGTGTTGGATTGTGAGACTAATGAGGTATTACAGCGTGAGTTATATTGTCGATTAAATATTGATGGTAAACAAGTGCGGGCAGGGCAATTTATGCCGTATGTCGAATTACTGTCATTGGGTAGTCAGCTTGACCGATGCTTATTGGAATCCGTTGTTAAACAGGGGATTTTGAATATAAATAACGAACCTGTGGCGGTGAATCTGACTCATGATAGCTTACAGGATCCTGAGTTTCATACTTGGCTTGCGGCATTTCTACAGAAAACTGAATTTGCAGAGCAGATTTATTTTGAGATCCCCGAAGTGGCGGCAAATAATAATTTAGCTGAATGTATACATTTAGCAGAGCTGATCCGCGCAGGCGGTGCTCAACTCGGTATTGACCATTGTGGTCGACAGATGGGGTCGTTAAGTTATTTACAACAGTTAAAACCACACTATGTGAAACTGGATCAATCGTTGGCCTTTTACAGTAACAATCAACAGAATAATGAGTTATGTCGCGCGTTGATTAATATTGCTAAGGGACTCGATATTAAGGTGATCATGACTGCGATTGAAAATCAGCAACAATTAGAGCAGATCCAGTCATTACGTACCGCTGGTTATCAAGGTTATATTTCAGCCCCTACAGATGTGTTAGTGCAAGATGTGCAAGTGACTGCTGAGGTTTATTAATCGGTTGGTTAACGCGAGATCGGAGTTATCCTATCTCGCGTTGCCATGCAATTATCGTAATTAGATTTTTAAGATTGCTTTTTTCTTCAAGCTATATTCTTCTTCGGTAATAATACCTTCTTTATATAGCGTGTTTAAAGCTCGAATAGATTCAAAACTTTTAATTAATTCGGCATCTTCCGCGGCTTTATTACTTTCAATTACTTGAGCTGTTTTTGCTGTCACCGTGATGTGGTCGATGCCTGCATATTCACCCACGGTAAAACCAGTTTCATTTTTTAATGAAGTATAACCGTTACCGTCATAAACAGTGTCAATGTCATTACCTTCAAAACGAACATAGTAATGAGTAAGATCGTTGTTACTGCCAGATAGATATTTGTATACCGCTTTACCAGGGATCCCGACTTCTGCTACCCAAGCGTGCCATTTAATACCACCACCAAGACCAGCAATCGATGGTTTTGAACGATAAAATTTCATTGGTTCACTAATGACATACTCAGCCACTTCAGGGTTATTTAACTTTTGAGCAAAATAATCCTTAATGGTTTGTTGGTAAGCTTGTGGCGCCGGACCAAATTCAGTATCGGCTTTCAATGTCTCGATATTGCCTGCACAGCCCGAGGCTAAAACTGGTAAAGCGATAACCAATAATAATTTACGCATTTTTTGGCTGAAGATTTTCATAACTATTCCCTGATATCGTGCGAGTTGGTGTTATTCACATTGTCTACTAATACAATGTGAATTGGCAGTTTATTGTGCTTCACCATACAGGAATGAGATTAGTTTTCAAATTTTTATCTATTTTCCCTGATCTTATCTCACTACAGTTCAAATAACACATCCGAGCGGATAATG comes from the Moritella yayanosii genome and includes:
- a CDS encoding type I secretion system permease/ATPase; this encodes MAVQAVTNTASTPQWHIHPSQRMIDDPLLDCLILLTEHFGNPCSGDALTAGLSISGANLLPELLPQAASRAGLSAKLSQKGLNELPRMLLPCILLLKDQQACVLQELDFDADKAVISMPETGGEALLTIAELEAIYVGYLFLVKQQYHGDREFDVHLNDTKEHWLWQTVKSSSSIYRDVIIASVLVNLFALVSPLFVMNVYDKIVPNLAFESLWVLAIGATVAYIFDFIMKQLRGYLIDVAGKKIDLETSAKLFAKVIGMPLEKRASSVGGMAKQLSEFDSVREFLSSATITALVDLPFAILFMVIIWLVAGDLAMFSVIATLLIIGYTLLIQPRLRHAIEEGNKFSSLRHGHLVESLSVLELIKANGAEGVVQQSWQQMLGHISTWQLKAKVLTNSVANVASLIMQVSVIGVVVLGVYRVADNQISMGAIIAAVMLSSRAISPMAKIASLMTRSNQTISAMRQLDAIMEQTDEFEDKAHLVSRSKLEGKITLEQLGFSYPDVDRPSLYPLSLHIQPGERIAIIGRNGSGKSTLAKVLLGLYQPTTGSLQFDGMNQRQIHPSDLRRNFGYLPQDITLFHGSIKENILFGAKQVTEYQLIRAVQFSGVNMFTDLDSQGLDQQVGEGGKALSRGQRQSIALARAILNDPQILLLDEPTASLDARAEKQFINSLQVIAKDRTLLLITHKMHLLQLVDRIIVLDKGRLVADGPKDVILEKLKSGALVPGATQ
- a CDS encoding HlyD family type I secretion periplasmic adaptor subunit, with product MKISKQDLEMADDVYGALLTQSPRIHRLTIWALAAFVLSFIVWAYFAKLDRVATGIGKVVPSSQIQIIQSLDGGILQELYVKEGMMVTKNQPLARIDDTRFRADLAQQRQEVDSLRADIIRLRSELSSILVADVPNWKLQIKITKTPLIFPDDLQQNLPYLVTRQQDEYRARLDSLTNLVAIQGQQILQRFEETKELKSKIKTLEVSYKLASRELALTRPLAKKYIISEVELLKLERSVNSIKGELNSIRLMVPKLQSVMAEAVLKRREAVLNYRADARAQLNELQSKFSRITEAKVGAEDKVNKALIVSPVVGTIKTLHINTLGGVIQPGQALLEIVPTEDKLLIEAKIKPKDIAFIHLGLTAVVKITAYDFTRYGGLKGVVEHISADTTQDEDGNSFYIIRVRTDVSDIQGNHNMPIIPGMMTSVDVIIGKRTVLEYILNPVLRAKAMALREL
- a CDS encoding TolC family outer membrane protein; the encoded protein is MPSHDYFCQQKLFIKGLLYPALMCSSIGWSAAVNAQSVEEAVAMTLSSHPDIRIAFTKFKVREEQVLQAEAGYLPSINMTGGYGYEYTNSPGTRVNGGDSKDLNRGEFGVSLKQSLFSGFQTSSDISRTSYTASAEQWRLFGTAEDVALDVTKVYTNVLKSQRILELSERNLSTHKTIFGQIQERTNSGLGSIADLSQITGRLARAQSNVIAAKNNYLDSEAQFIRVTDQQPDSLVIPIPDVALLPIDRQAGLRDALINHPVVKSSNNDITAARYQHDAAKSNYYPKVTFEVDANFNNDLDGVDGNGVGGHHNDVTAMVRFSYNLYSGGKDKALAKETAYKITEAREINRSVHRQIIEGFTLAWNAHELLELQMQYIKEHVIASKDSQAAYEQQFKLGQRSLLDLLDTENELFEARKEYVDAEFNEIVTQYRLLNATGQLLDSLRVTRPAVWQGEHEYAGGVQ
- a CDS encoding OmpA family protein, with amino-acid sequence MKLLSIFLMSFLLLGCETIAEIQANAAAPSTPIETTLMPKQMQQENDLSDDDADGVIAYREQCLNSVLGSQVNNSGCGGDTVNKVRQELKVNFSNNSAVISPRYFADIKALSNFMQHYSDLDVVIEGHSSRQGSAALNMDLSQRRAQAVMDLLINKFGISTSRVSALGFGFERLLDEGNNSAAHQRNRRIVAELSGDNLVKDMKWTIYSVD
- a CDS encoding transglutaminase-like cysteine peptidase, translating into MNVTRFVKLPVMLMLLLVFGLPAKSVPKLNDQKIIAALSEHYGQRAALRGRAWLAIMANSRDAATADKLAKINSFFNQLQFIDDSKLWGVENYWATPIEFIGVNGGDCEDFAIAKYFSLLELGIADEKMRITMVKSLTLNQYHMVVAYYPTPGAVPLILDNIDGEIKPADQRNDLLPVYSFNGKQLWLNKEKGQGVLAGKSQRLKRWNNLNQRMGLSNLKQAKLSLE
- a CDS encoding bifunctional diguanylate cyclase/phosphodiesterase → MTLFKQIYSLLFGLFVLVMTSLAYFQFTETRNFMANQMESELNNASTSLSLMLKPHLQTGDMVAAETLVNVIFEGGFYRKVSLTWLANKQVQEWENPIVVEGVPQWFIDLDLFTSQSSETVITSGWLQLANLRIEAHPGLGYQELWRVMNNTLLVISVLFLLSILVLHFRLKTLLTPLNDIAIHASEIAQRVFNPDMVLPKTAELKTVVEAINSMSGQLKQVFNTLDNEVDSLRRDNLIDGVSNLPNRQYLTGQMNSWLTEPGYGGLLLVKMDWLEEIHSKYGYQVRDETIRVLALRMQEQLPSIAESVIARIANTEFALLITKGERQDINLYLQALIRLINQEMSKAGCVPNRGFAIGVTERDGDMQASDLLSQADNALQHAATANKASSWFDSQHLQEFNREQWRDRLVTAINQNQFVFQWQSVLDCETNEVLQRELYCRLNIDGKQVRAGQFMPYVELLSLGSQLDRCLLESVVKQGILNINNEPVAVNLTHDSLQDPEFHTWLAAFLQKTEFAEQIYFEIPEVAANNNLAECIHLAELIRAGGAQLGIDHCGRQMGSLSYLQQLKPHYVKLDQSLAFYSNNQQNNELCRALINIAKGLDIKVIMTAIENQQQLEQIQSLRTAGYQGYISAPTDVLVQDVQVTAEVY
- a CDS encoding SHOCT domain-containing protein → MKIFSQKMRKLLLVIALPVLASGCAGNIETLKADTEFGPAPQAYQQTIKDYFAQKLNNPEVAEYVISEPMKFYRSKPSIAGLGGGIKWHAWVAEVGIPGKAVYKYLSGSNNDLTHYYVRFEGNDIDTVYDGNGYTSLKNETGFTVGEYAGIDHITVTAKTAQVIESNKAAEDAELIKSFESIRALNTLYKEGIITEEEYSLKKKAILKI